In a single window of the uncultured Dysgonomonas sp. genome:
- a CDS encoding DUF4876 domain-containing protein: MKTKNILAYILLFSSLLFMACNSFEEASDAGEVSEIDVKISVQSLVPGVTSYEGFTITFKNVKYGTVYTSELNESSITQLKVIPGIYQIDVSGEFIDDSHDTYLLNGNKVNFPVVEDGATIDITVNGLRKNDLMFKEIFYAGTANFYFRNQFYEIYNNSEDQIIYLDGVHFANLAPLTATTKLPLWPEEDGDRYVYAERVWKFPGNGTDYPLAPGESCVISQFAANHQLPQYNPNSPINGFSSEFEFNMDNANYPDQPAIDMTHVFYDGLETKGSLPQYLTSVFGGAYVIFKPLAGDVYDPVNDLSMRTKDLSVTATKLYAKIPITYVIDAVEAGHNESMLTAKRVPAALDKGMTYVGATYNSQGVARKKIGEHKDGTPILQDLNNSTEDFDRGVVPEFRRYGSKMPSWNHTLTNK, encoded by the coding sequence ATGAAAACAAAAAACATACTAGCATATATCCTGTTATTTAGCTCGCTTTTATTTATGGCATGCAATTCTTTTGAAGAAGCATCCGATGCAGGGGAAGTTAGCGAAATAGATGTGAAGATTAGTGTACAGTCCTTAGTTCCCGGAGTAACTTCATACGAAGGTTTTACTATTACATTTAAAAATGTAAAATACGGTACTGTCTATACCTCCGAACTTAATGAAAGTTCAATAACGCAATTGAAAGTTATTCCGGGCATTTATCAGATTGACGTAAGCGGAGAGTTTATCGATGATTCCCATGATACTTATTTATTGAATGGAAATAAAGTAAACTTCCCGGTTGTTGAAGACGGAGCTACGATAGATATAACTGTAAATGGATTGCGTAAGAATGATTTGATGTTTAAGGAAATATTCTATGCAGGTACTGCAAATTTCTATTTTAGAAATCAATTTTACGAAATATATAACAACTCTGAAGATCAGATAATATATCTCGATGGAGTCCACTTTGCCAATTTAGCCCCACTTACAGCTACAACAAAACTTCCTCTATGGCCGGAAGAAGATGGAGATAGATATGTGTATGCAGAACGTGTATGGAAATTTCCCGGAAATGGGACAGATTACCCTCTGGCACCGGGAGAATCGTGTGTTATTTCTCAGTTTGCTGCTAACCACCAGCTGCCTCAGTATAATCCGAACTCCCCGATAAATGGATTTTCCTCTGAATTTGAGTTCAATATGGATAACGCGAATTATCCGGATCAGCCAGCCATAGATATGACGCATGTATTCTATGACGGATTAGAGACAAAAGGAAGTTTACCTCAATATTTGACATCTGTCTTTGGAGGAGCATACGTTATTTTTAAACCTCTTGCGGGGGATGTTTACGACCCTGTAAATGATCTGTCTATGCGAACCAAGGATTTATCTGTCACGGCGACCAAATTGTATGCCAAAATTCCGATAACCTATGTTATAGATGCAGTAGAAGCAGGACATAATGAGAGTATGTTGACAGCTAAACGTGTTCCGGCAGCGCTAGACAAAGGTATGACATATGTTGGGGCTACGTATAATTCACAGGGAGTGGCTCGTAAAAAAATAGGAGAGCATAAAGATGGGACACCTATTTTGCAAGACCTCAATAATAGTACAGAGGACTTCGATAGAGGAGTGGTTCCTGAATTCAGACGTTATGGATCAAAGATGCCAAGTTGGAATCATACGTTGACCAATAAATAA
- a CDS encoding DUF6850 family outer membrane beta-barrel protein, whose product MKNIKQLVSAIILFAFSMVAYGQDKINTPAAFETFKDRSQWMYTNNAAGLLLDKPIDYAEVKFSYDSHSGGFHRPQTGEKINDLKFDVEGAVFVGNVYAWGKFNYTRSNIKDALFNASIIDPYRDMPYMVADTNMSKWNNQIYDLQFKVVTPKIWNRLSLGLEGSYNAASGAKQRDIRTENYFYILQVKPGVVYSINNNHHVGANFDFQTLKEESNMSNVNVYVDQNYYALYGLGTATRGLGSGRTTNYEGNGVGGGFQYNYQGFFNLLFSSNYNYKVEDVKISFTSPEQNATVKSKIWSGKLQLNKRLNKTTHYLTLNYADKKIDGIEAITQYDNTENQSGYITIYKDIRSKYKLQQASLDYDFTIDRDLEYNWKFGIGVKYTNKEDVYLTPRSEKNAENLIVQFRIKKNFILSDDVLKRRVLLGADYSYNNNLSGGYSYNGSHPEYIVVTQFEQTDTDYLNSNFYSLGANLTYSQKIKGDMLANLFAKAEFRYTKATSYEFGNRNRLQISIGCNF is encoded by the coding sequence ATGAAGAATATTAAACAACTTGTTTCGGCAATTATCCTATTTGCATTCTCAATGGTTGCGTACGGACAAGATAAAATAAACACTCCTGCTGCATTTGAAACATTCAAGGATAGAAGCCAATGGATGTATACAAATAATGCCGCCGGTTTGTTACTGGATAAACCGATAGATTACGCGGAGGTAAAATTCTCATACGATTCTCATTCGGGTGGTTTCCATCGTCCACAAACAGGAGAGAAAATCAATGATCTCAAGTTTGATGTTGAAGGAGCTGTATTTGTGGGAAATGTATATGCTTGGGGTAAGTTTAACTATACTCGTTCTAATATTAAAGATGCCCTATTTAATGCTTCTATTATTGATCCGTACCGCGATATGCCATATATGGTTGCAGATACTAATATGAGTAAGTGGAACAATCAGATCTACGATTTACAATTTAAAGTGGTGACACCTAAAATATGGAATAGATTGTCCCTGGGGCTAGAAGGTAGCTACAATGCAGCTAGTGGAGCCAAGCAACGGGATATTCGCACCGAAAACTACTTCTATATATTACAGGTGAAACCGGGAGTTGTATACTCTATCAATAATAACCATCACGTAGGTGCAAATTTTGATTTCCAAACATTAAAGGAAGAGTCGAATATGTCCAATGTGAATGTCTATGTAGATCAGAACTACTATGCTTTGTATGGATTGGGGACAGCTACCAGGGGACTGGGATCCGGGCGCACAACAAATTATGAGGGAAATGGCGTTGGGGGAGGATTTCAGTATAATTATCAGGGATTCTTCAATTTGCTATTTTCATCAAATTATAATTATAAAGTAGAGGATGTAAAAATATCATTTACATCGCCTGAACAAAATGCAACAGTCAAGAGTAAAATATGGAGTGGTAAGTTGCAATTGAATAAACGGCTCAATAAAACCACTCACTATTTAACCCTGAATTATGCAGATAAGAAAATAGACGGAATTGAAGCTATAACACAATATGATAATACTGAGAATCAGAGTGGATATATAACTATATATAAAGATATACGCTCAAAGTATAAGCTTCAACAAGCATCGCTCGATTATGATTTTACAATTGACCGAGACTTGGAATATAATTGGAAATTCGGAATTGGAGTGAAATATACAAACAAAGAAGATGTCTATCTTACTCCGCGATCTGAAAAAAATGCCGAAAATCTTATTGTTCAATTCAGAATAAAAAAGAATTTTATTCTTTCAGATGATGTATTAAAGAGAAGAGTGTTACTGGGTGCTGACTATAGTTATAATAACAATCTGTCGGGAGGATACAGTTACAATGGCAGCCATCCTGAATATATAGTTGTTACCCAATTTGAACAGACTGATACAGATTATCTTAATTCCAACTTTTATTCCTTGGGCGCAAATCTAACATATTCACAAAAGATAAAAGGAGATATGCTCGCCAATTTGTTTGCTAAGGCTGAATTTAGATATACGAAAGCTACTTCTTATGAGTTTGGTAATCGAAATCGATTACAAATATCAATAGGATGTAATTTCTAA
- a CDS encoding HEAT repeat domain-containing protein, giving the protein MKKTYLLLAISLLLSSIVCGQSIVKPSINTKTTFAIIIDSKSYAEAKKEVDEYKKIIENDGLGTYIISHTWTKPDEIREILIKLYNDKKAPLEGTVLVGDIPIAMLRDAQHLTSAFKMDQKRNWQQSSVPSDRFYDDFDLKFDYLKQDSIKPLYFYYSLRADSEQVLSSNIYSARIKPLENGKTDKYSQLRAYLQKVVDIRSSEKSNIIDNLTVARGHGYNSESRVAWSGEQLALKEQFPNLFAANNFVKFMEFDSYWPMKAYWLNEVQRPDLDVMLFHHHGSNDYQYINGYKEGSDVNTSKENIKLYLRSKISGAVKKGKDKEETIEYYMKSLDVPRSWCEEAFDPAILAQDSILNDSLDILVRDIYKITPNARFVMFDACYNGSFYEDEYIAGAYLFNSGKTIVTQGNTVNTIQDKWPDEFLGLLNSGIRIGLWGKYVHFLETHIIGDPTYHFAKNLNSNLNINEALTIHKNDIAYWKEALSEADADIQTIALRVLFDNDYRNISDLLKQTYFQSQDMVVRLEALQLLSRIDNDDFIEVLAAAMSDSYELTRRYAAEYIVKNGSEKLIPSLAKAILNDNTSKRINFKISSGLRMVNLEKLKAELELQAAGRPFYSRDMLDKTLKDIESAQKSKNSSLSLITNTEEKAKNRIFDITRFRNQPASDGIDTLLSIAADTANEKAIRSVTIEALGWFNYSYRKGYLIKKLNEILSTEKDSDLINETTKSINRLKSK; this is encoded by the coding sequence ATGAAAAAAACTTATTTGTTATTGGCCATTAGTTTGCTATTATCCAGCATAGTATGCGGGCAAAGCATTGTGAAGCCATCAATTAATACGAAGACAACTTTTGCAATAATAATTGATAGTAAAAGCTATGCAGAAGCTAAAAAAGAAGTAGACGAATATAAGAAGATCATCGAGAATGATGGATTAGGTACATATATAATATCTCATACATGGACCAAGCCTGATGAGATACGCGAGATATTAATCAAACTATATAATGATAAAAAAGCACCACTGGAGGGTACTGTTCTGGTTGGAGATATTCCAATTGCGATGCTACGCGATGCCCAGCATTTAACCTCAGCATTCAAAATGGACCAGAAACGAAACTGGCAACAGTCGAGTGTGCCTTCTGACAGGTTTTACGATGATTTTGATTTAAAATTCGATTATCTAAAACAAGATTCGATAAAACCTTTATACTTTTATTACTCACTTCGGGCAGACTCGGAACAAGTACTTTCTTCTAATATTTATTCAGCACGAATAAAACCTCTTGAAAACGGTAAAACGGATAAATACAGCCAGTTGCGAGCCTATCTACAAAAAGTAGTAGATATACGTTCTTCTGAAAAAAGTAATATTATCGATAATCTGACTGTAGCACGAGGACATGGATACAATTCAGAGTCGAGAGTAGCATGGTCCGGAGAGCAACTTGCACTAAAGGAGCAATTCCCTAATTTATTTGCTGCAAATAATTTTGTGAAATTCATGGAGTTCGATTCTTATTGGCCAATGAAAGCTTATTGGCTGAATGAGGTTCAACGCCCTGATTTAGATGTAATGTTATTTCATCATCATGGATCGAATGATTATCAGTATATAAACGGATATAAAGAGGGAAGCGATGTAAATACATCTAAAGAAAACATAAAACTGTATCTACGAAGTAAAATCTCCGGAGCTGTAAAAAAAGGAAAGGATAAAGAAGAGACAATTGAGTATTATATGAAATCGTTAGATGTTCCCCGGTCTTGGTGCGAGGAGGCATTTGATCCGGCAATACTTGCCCAGGATTCCATATTGAATGATTCTCTGGATATTCTGGTAAGGGATATTTATAAAATAACACCTAATGCACGTTTTGTGATGTTTGATGCCTGCTACAACGGGTCGTTCTATGAGGATGAATACATTGCCGGCGCATATTTATTTAATAGTGGTAAAACCATCGTTACACAAGGAAATACAGTAAATACTATTCAGGATAAATGGCCTGATGAATTTTTAGGCTTACTAAACAGTGGTATTCGCATCGGATTATGGGGGAAATATGTCCATTTTCTTGAAACACATATCATCGGAGATCCAACGTATCATTTTGCGAAGAATCTGAATTCGAATTTGAATATCAATGAAGCGCTTACAATCCATAAGAATGATATCGCATACTGGAAGGAAGCATTATCGGAAGCAGATGCAGATATACAAACAATAGCACTACGTGTCCTTTTTGATAACGATTACAGAAACATTTCAGATCTGTTGAAACAGACTTATTTCCAATCTCAGGATATGGTTGTAAGACTTGAAGCCTTACAGTTATTATCGAGAATAGACAATGATGATTTTATTGAGGTTTTAGCTGCTGCCATGTCCGACAGCTACGAACTAACCCGCCGTTACGCAGCAGAATATATTGTAAAGAACGGGTCGGAAAAGCTAATTCCATCTCTTGCGAAAGCTATATTGAACGATAATACTTCAAAACGTATAAACTTTAAAATTTCATCGGGGCTAAGAATGGTCAATCTCGAGAAACTGAAAGCAGAATTAGAATTACAAGCTGCAGGAAGACCATTTTACAGCCGTGATATGCTGGACAAAACGCTGAAAGATATAGAATCTGCACAGAAAAGTAAGAATAGTAGCCTTTCATTGATTACCAACACGGAGGAAAAGGCGAAGAACAGAATCTTTGATATAACAAGATTTCGTAACCAGCCCGCATCGGATGGTATAGATACGCTATTGTCAATTGCTGCTGATACTGCGAACGAAAAAGCAATCCGTTCTGTAACGATAGAAGCACTGGGATGGTTTAACTACTCATATAGAAAAGGATATCTTATTAAAAAGTTAAACGAAATTTTGTCTACTGAAAAAGACAGCGATTTAATCAATGAAACAACTAAAAGTATAAACAGACTAAAATCTAAATAA